In Thalassococcus sp. S3, the sequence AGGAGATGGGACTGGCGTATGAGACGGTTCTGGTCGACCGTTCCATCTCCGCCCAGCGCAGCGAGGGATATCTTGACCTCAACCCCAACGGGCTGATCCCGGTGCTGGAAACGGAGCATGGGCCAAAGTTCGAAACCGGGGCCATCCTGCTTTGGCTCAGCGAACGTCATGGAGAGATGATGCCCACCGGTCCGGACCGGGCGGACGCGCTGAAGTGGCTCTTTTTCGTCTCCAATACGTTACACGCCGATATGCGCATCCTGTTCTATCCGGCCAAATATACCTCCGGCGACGCCGCGCCCGTTCGCCGGTCCGCGATCAAACGGCTCAAAACCCATCTTGGCATTCTGGAAAACATGGCAGCGAGCGGTCAAACCTGCTTTGGCGCGGTAGACCCGACGGTTCTTGACTACTATATCGCGGCCTGCCTGAGGTGGCTGGCGATCTATCCCGCTGATACAAACCGGGACTGGTTTCAGCTTACGGCCTACCCGACGCTTGAGGCCGCGCTTTCGCGACTGGAAACGCGACCGGCGATCCGGGCGGCGCAGGCTGCCGAAGGGCTTGGGCCGACGCCGTTCACGGCGCCCGTTTACGCAGCGCCACCGGAAGGGAGTGCGACCTGAAATGTTTCTGTCTGTCTTCGAGATGTTCAAGGTCGGGATCGGCCCGTCCTCCTCTCACACGATGGGGCCGATGGTTGCCGCGGGCCGCTTCCTTGAAATGATGCGCGCCTCGCCATTCGAGTTTGGCGGCGTAAGGGCGTCCCTGCACGGCTCCCTGGCCTTTACGGGTGTCGGTCACGCGACCGACAGGGCCACCATTCTGGGGCTTGCCGGGTTCGCACCGGAAACGTATGAGGCGGATGCGGCAGAGGCCGCCCTTTCGAAGATCCGGGAAACCGGCACGATCACGACCGACGGGCTTGGCACGTTGCTTTTTGCGCCCGCAAATGACCTGATCTTCGATTTCGACCACCCCCTGCCGGGCCACGCGAACGGTATGCGGCTGATGGCAACGGATGCCCAGGGAGACGTGATCCTGCAGGAGGTCTTCTATTCGATCGGGGGCGGTTTCGTTCTGACCGAAGCGGAATTGGCATCAGGCAAGGCAACCGATGAAGGCGCCCCCGTGCCCTATCCGTTCAAATCCGCCGCGGAAATGCTGGAGATGTCGAAATCCTCCGGTCTGTCCATCGCAGACATGAAGCGCGCCAACGAGATCTCGCGCGGCTGTCGGGAGAGCCTTCGAACCGGCACGGCCCGGATCTGGCAGGTCATGAATGACTGCATTGAACGTGGCTTGGCGAGCGATGGGACGCTTCCGGGCGGACTTGGCGTTCGACGACGGGCAAAGGGTATTCATGATGCCCTTCTCGCCGAAAGGGGAATGAACCTCGCGCCGCCGCATACGATCAACGACTGGATGAGCGTGTATGCGATGGCCGTGAACGAGGAAAACGCCGCCGGCGGTCAGGTGGTCACCGCTCCGACCAACGGCGCGGCAGGCGTCGTTCCGGCGACGTTGAGATACTATCTCGACCATGTTCCGGGCGCGGTACCGTCGCATGTGGAGACGTTCCTGCTGACCGCCGCCGCCATCGGCGGATTGGTGAAGTTCAATGCCTCGATCTCGGGCGCGGAAGCGGGATGCCAGGCCGAGGTTGGCAGCGCCTCTGCAATGGCGGCGGCGGGGCTGTGCGCTGTTATGGGCGGCACGCCGGAGCAGGTCGAAAACGCGGCCGAAATCGCGCTCGAACATCATCTGGGCATGACCTGCGATCCGGTCAAAGGCTTGGTGCAGGTCCCGTGTATCGAGCGCAACGGTCTGGGCGCGATCAAGGCCGTTTCAGCGGCGAGCCTGGCCCTGCGGGGCGACGGCACACATCTGGTGCCGCTCGACGCCTGTATCGAGACCATGCGTCAGACGGGCGAGGATATGAGCGAGAAATACAAGGAAACCTCGCTCGGCGGGTTGGCGGTGAACATACCGAACTGCTGACGCCGATAAGCACCAGCCTGATCAATCTTCGAGCAATCGTCCGCTTTCGCAACTTGAAGGCCTTGCTTGCACACGAACATCATGACTAGCGTGCGCCATGACGCAAGACCGGCCCGTTTTGGGCATTCTTCTTATGGTCGGCTTCTGCATTGTTGCACCGCTGGGTGACGCCGTGGCCAAGATCCTTGGTGACCGCGTGCCTTTGGGTCAGTTGCTTCTGATCCGCTTTGCCGTGCAGGCCGTCGTGCTGATCCCGCTCGTCATCCTGACCCGGAGGGCGTGGAAGATGCGTGGCCGGGTACTGGCGCTGGCCAGCCTGCGCACGGTTCTGCATATCATCGGGATCGGCGCGATGTTTACCGCGCTGCAATACCTGCCGCTCGCCGATGCCATCGCGATCGCCTTTGTCATGCCGTTCATCATGCTGATCCTGGGGCGCTATATCCTAGATGAAGAAGTGGGCCATCGTCGTCTGATCGCCTGTATCGTCGGCTTCATCGGGACGCTTCTGGTGATCCAGCCCAGCTTTGCCGAGGTGGGGTGGCCCGCCCTTTGGCCCGTTGTCGTTGCTGTCAACTTTTCGTTCTTCATTCTGACCACGCGGCAGATCGCGAAAGATACAGACCCAATTGGCCTTCAAGCGGTGAGCGGCGTCATGGCCTGTATCCTGCTGGCGCCCGCGCTTCTGGTCGGAGATGTCTTTGGCTTTGCGCCGCTTACGCTCATCACACCCGGTCAGATCGATTGGTCGCTTCTAATCGCTATCGGCCTTCTTGGCACAACCGCGCACCTGCTGATGACCTGGTCCCTGCGCTATGCACCGTCCGCCACGCTGGCACCGATGCAATATATCGAAATACCGGTAGCGACGTTGTTCGGATGGCTCATCTTCCGGGATCTTCCAAATCAGATCGCAACGATTGGCATTCTGATCAC encodes:
- a CDS encoding glutathione S-transferase family protein — its product is MTYRLHYAPDNASLIVRLTLEEMGLAYETVLVDRSISAQRSEGYLDLNPNGLIPVLETEHGPKFETGAILLWLSERHGEMMPTGPDRADALKWLFFVSNTLHADMRILFYPAKYTSGDAAPVRRSAIKRLKTHLGILENMAASGQTCFGAVDPTVLDYYIAACLRWLAIYPADTNRDWFQLTAYPTLEAALSRLETRPAIRAAQAAEGLGPTPFTAPVYAAPPEGSAT
- a CDS encoding L-serine ammonia-lyase → MFLSVFEMFKVGIGPSSSHTMGPMVAAGRFLEMMRASPFEFGGVRASLHGSLAFTGVGHATDRATILGLAGFAPETYEADAAEAALSKIRETGTITTDGLGTLLFAPANDLIFDFDHPLPGHANGMRLMATDAQGDVILQEVFYSIGGGFVLTEAELASGKATDEGAPVPYPFKSAAEMLEMSKSSGLSIADMKRANEISRGCRESLRTGTARIWQVMNDCIERGLASDGTLPGGLGVRRRAKGIHDALLAERGMNLAPPHTINDWMSVYAMAVNEENAAGGQVVTAPTNGAAGVVPATLRYYLDHVPGAVPSHVETFLLTAAAIGGLVKFNASISGAEAGCQAEVGSASAMAAAGLCAVMGGTPEQVENAAEIALEHHLGMTCDPVKGLVQVPCIERNGLGAIKAVSAASLALRGDGTHLVPLDACIETMRQTGEDMSEKYKETSLGGLAVNIPNC
- a CDS encoding DMT family transporter encodes the protein MTQDRPVLGILLMVGFCIVAPLGDAVAKILGDRVPLGQLLLIRFAVQAVVLIPLVILTRRAWKMRGRVLALASLRTVLHIIGIGAMFTALQYLPLADAIAIAFVMPFIMLILGRYILDEEVGHRRLIACIVGFIGTLLVIQPSFAEVGWPALWPVVVAVNFSFFILTTRQIAKDTDPIGLQAVSGVMACILLAPALLVGDVFGFAPLTLITPGQIDWSLLIAIGLLGTTAHLLMTWSLRYAPSATLAPMQYIEIPVATLFGWLIFRDLPNQIATIGILITVAAGLYIIMREQIAARALARSAAAAPQ